A stretch of the Buchananella sp. 14KM1171 genome encodes the following:
- the lepA gene encoding translation elongation factor 4 produces the protein MPIASAAQTAAIQPAATPPGSLRNFCIIAHIDHGKSTLADRMLQATGVVEERLMRAQYLDRMDIERERGITIKSQAVRMPWVVDGKPYALNMIDTPGHVDFSYEVSRSLAACEGALLLVDAAQGIEAQTLANLYMALENDLTIIPVLNKIDLPAALPEKHAEELAGLIGVEPDDVLRVSGKTGQGVPELLDRIVQSIPAPVGDADAPARAMIFDSVYDTYRGVVTYVRVVDGQLRPRERVSMMSTGAVHELLEIGVISPEPRPSQGLGVGEVGYLITGVKDVRQSRVGDTVTTAVAGASEPLGGYEDPKPMVFSGLYPIDGSDFPALREALDKLKLNDAALVYEPESSAALGFGFRTGFLGLLHLEIVRERLEREFGLDLISTAPNVSYTVTMEDGTVVDVTNPSEFPAGKVKEVREPMVRSTILTPTEFVGAIMELCQSRRGTMHGMDYLSSDRVEMHYSLPLAEIVFDFFDQLKSKTRGYASLDYEPEGDAAADLVKVDILLHGEQVDAFSAIVHKDKAYSYGVMMTGKLKDLIPRQQFEVPIQAAVGSRIIARETIRALRKDMLAKCYGGDITRKRKLLEKQKEGKKRMKAIGRVDVPQEAFIAALTSDAPTGKKDK, from the coding sequence GTGCCCATCGCTTCCGCCGCGCAAACCGCCGCAATCCAGCCCGCTGCCACGCCGCCGGGCTCGTTGCGTAACTTCTGCATCATCGCGCACATCGACCACGGCAAGTCGACGCTGGCCGACCGGATGTTGCAGGCCACCGGGGTGGTGGAGGAGCGCCTGATGCGCGCCCAGTACCTGGACCGCATGGACATCGAGCGTGAGCGAGGCATCACGATTAAGTCGCAGGCGGTGCGCATGCCGTGGGTGGTGGACGGTAAGCCGTACGCGCTGAACATGATCGACACCCCCGGTCACGTGGATTTCTCTTACGAGGTCTCCCGCTCGCTGGCGGCCTGTGAGGGCGCTCTGTTGCTGGTGGATGCCGCGCAGGGCATCGAGGCGCAGACGCTGGCCAACTTGTACATGGCGCTGGAGAACGATCTGACGATCATCCCGGTGTTGAACAAGATCGACCTGCCGGCCGCGCTGCCGGAGAAGCACGCCGAGGAGTTGGCGGGTTTGATCGGGGTGGAGCCGGATGACGTGCTGCGCGTGTCCGGCAAGACGGGCCAGGGCGTGCCGGAGCTGCTGGACCGGATCGTGCAGTCGATCCCGGCCCCGGTGGGGGACGCGGACGCCCCGGCCCGAGCGATGATTTTTGACTCGGTGTACGACACCTACCGTGGCGTGGTGACCTACGTGCGCGTGGTGGACGGGCAGCTGCGCCCGCGCGAGCGCGTGTCCATGATGTCTACCGGCGCTGTGCACGAGCTGCTGGAGATCGGCGTGATTTCCCCGGAGCCGCGCCCCTCGCAGGGCCTGGGTGTGGGCGAGGTGGGCTACCTGATCACGGGCGTGAAGGACGTGCGCCAGTCCCGCGTGGGTGACACGGTCACCACGGCGGTGGCCGGCGCTTCGGAGCCGCTGGGTGGCTACGAGGACCCCAAGCCGATGGTGTTCTCTGGTCTGTACCCGATCGACGGCTCTGACTTCCCGGCGCTGCGCGAGGCCCTGGACAAGCTGAAGCTGAACGATGCCGCGCTGGTGTACGAGCCGGAGAGCTCGGCGGCGCTGGGCTTTGGTTTCCGCACGGGCTTCCTGGGCCTGCTGCACCTGGAGATCGTGCGCGAGCGCCTGGAGCGGGAGTTCGGCCTGGACCTGATTTCGACCGCCCCGAACGTGTCTTACACGGTCACGATGGAGGACGGCACCGTGGTGGACGTGACCAATCCGAGCGAGTTCCCCGCCGGCAAGGTCAAGGAGGTGCGCGAGCCGATGGTGCGCTCCACGATCCTGACGCCGACCGAGTTCGTGGGGGCGATCATGGAGTTGTGCCAGTCGCGGCGCGGCACCATGCACGGCATGGACTACCTGAGCTCTGACCGAGTGGAGATGCACTATTCGCTGCCGCTGGCTGAGATCGTGTTCGACTTCTTTGACCAGCTCAAGTCCAAGACTCGCGGCTATGCGTCCCTGGACTACGAGCCTGAGGGCGACGCGGCCGCGGACCTGGTGAAGGTGGACATCCTGCTGCACGGCGAGCAGGTGGACGCGTTCAGCGCGATCGTGCACAAGGACAAGGCCTATTCCTATGGCGTGATGATGACGGGCAAGCTGAAGGACCTGATTCCGCGCCAGCAGTTCGAGGTGCCGATTCAGGCGGCGGTGGGTTCGCGCATCATTGCCCGCGAGACGATCCGCGCGCTGCGCAAGGACATGCTGGCCAAGTGCTACGGCGGTGACATCACCCGTAAGCGCAAGCTGCTGGAGAAGCAGAAGGAGGGTAAGAAGCGCATGAAGGCGATCGGCCGCGTGGACGTGCCGCAGGAGGCCTTCATTGCCGCCCTGACCTCCGATGCGCCTACCGGCAAGAAGGACAAGTAG
- the trmB gene encoding tRNA (guanosine(46)-N7)-methyltransferase TrmB has translation MADVAACRSEQAGAVSGVAGLGEAEACAAGLGGALAAGSDAGSAREGGPELAPAEYVEAFPQAAGIDMPGLDGRLPSRVASFARRSGRLPERGQRLWEEAHGAVVVPVRRGPGMTTVALDYRLDLDAVFGRGAPLLVEVGCGGGEALVAHAAAHPEINHLAFEVWRPGVVGLLRRVKETGVSNVRVVEADAAQALPVLLEPASVAELWTFFPDPWRKARHHKRRLVSAGFAATVASLLQDGGVWRLATDWESYAEQMGQVLAGARDVFETTAAPGERFAGRVLTRFEQKGIDAGRQIADFTAVRRAR, from the coding sequence GTGGCCGACGTTGCCGCCTGCCGCTCTGAACAGGCCGGCGCCGTGAGCGGTGTGGCCGGTTTGGGTGAAGCTGAGGCCTGCGCGGCAGGTTTGGGCGGGGCCCTCGCGGCAGGTTCGGACGCTGGCTCGGCTCGCGAAGGTGGGCCGGAGCTGGCCCCGGCGGAGTACGTGGAGGCCTTCCCGCAGGCCGCCGGTATCGACATGCCGGGACTGGACGGGCGCCTGCCCTCCCGGGTCGCCTCCTTTGCGCGTCGCTCGGGGCGCCTGCCCGAGCGCGGCCAGCGCCTGTGGGAGGAGGCCCACGGCGCGGTGGTGGTGCCGGTGCGGCGCGGGCCGGGCATGACCACGGTGGCGCTGGACTACCGCCTGGACCTGGACGCGGTGTTTGGTCGCGGCGCCCCGCTGCTGGTGGAGGTGGGCTGCGGTGGCGGCGAGGCCCTGGTGGCGCACGCCGCCGCGCACCCGGAGATTAACCACCTGGCGTTCGAGGTGTGGCGCCCGGGCGTGGTGGGCCTGCTGCGGAGGGTCAAGGAGACCGGGGTTTCCAACGTGCGCGTGGTGGAGGCCGACGCCGCCCAGGCTCTGCCGGTGCTGCTGGAGCCCGCCTCGGTGGCCGAGCTGTGGACCTTCTTCCCGGACCCGTGGCGCAAGGCGCGCCACCACAAGCGTCGCCTGGTCAGCGCAGGCTTCGCGGCGACGGTGGCGAGCCTGTTGCAAGACGGCGGTGTCTGGCGCCTGGCCACGGACTGGGAGAGCTACGCAGAGCAGATGGGGCAGGTGTTGGCCGGGGCGCGGGACGTCTTTGAGACCACTGCCGCTCCGGGGGAGCGGTTCGCCGGGCGCGTGCTGACGCGCTTTGAGCAAAAGGGCATCGACGCCGGGCGGCAGATCGCCGATTTCACTGCGGTGCGCCGGGCGCGATGA
- the hemW gene encoding radical SAM family heme chaperone HemW: MSPTLPTGIEWPSTGRLDRAAAEVAAARPLSLYVHVPFCSVRCGYCDFNTYTVGFGPGAEPGSFADSVLAEARLGARVLAEAGFAPRPATSVFFGGGTPSLLAAADLAAILAALREQFGLAPGAEVTTEANPESVTPQYLETLAGAGFTRVSFGMQSSVPRVLATLERTHRPERMPLVVDWAKGAGLHTSVDLIYGTPGESLADWRASLEAAVELAPSHISAYALVIEEGTKMAAQVRRGQLPTPSDDDEADKYELADSVLGAAGYRWYEISNFAKPAPGEEHLPASRLAAASKHNLAYWRDHDWWGLGPGAHSHVGALRWWNVKHPRAYADRVNAGLSPAAAGEQLDAQTRELERVLLGIRTSDGLAAADFPADVVAGLAAQGLIEQAALPERIVLTLRGRLLADTVVGALTD; encoded by the coding sequence ATGAGCCCCACGCTCCCAACTGGCATCGAATGGCCCAGTACCGGAAGGCTGGACCGCGCGGCCGCCGAGGTGGCGGCCGCGCGCCCGCTTTCGCTGTACGTTCACGTTCCCTTCTGCTCGGTGCGCTGCGGCTACTGCGACTTCAACACGTACACGGTGGGATTCGGGCCGGGAGCGGAGCCGGGCAGCTTCGCCGACTCGGTGCTCGCCGAGGCCCGCCTGGGTGCGCGCGTGCTGGCTGAGGCAGGATTTGCGCCCCGCCCCGCCACGAGCGTGTTCTTCGGTGGCGGCACCCCCTCGCTGCTGGCGGCCGCAGACCTGGCCGCGATCCTGGCGGCGCTGCGCGAGCAGTTCGGGCTGGCTCCGGGGGCGGAGGTGACCACGGAGGCCAACCCGGAGTCGGTCACTCCGCAGTACCTGGAGACCCTGGCGGGCGCCGGGTTCACGCGCGTCAGCTTCGGTATGCAGTCCAGCGTCCCGCGCGTGCTGGCCACCTTGGAGCGTACCCACCGGCCCGAGCGCATGCCGCTAGTGGTGGACTGGGCGAAGGGGGCCGGCCTGCACACCAGCGTGGACCTGATCTACGGCACGCCGGGGGAGAGCCTGGCCGACTGGCGCGCCTCCTTGGAGGCGGCGGTGGAGCTGGCCCCCAGCCACATCTCCGCCTACGCCCTGGTGATCGAGGAGGGCACCAAGATGGCCGCCCAGGTGCGGCGCGGTCAACTCCCCACCCCGAGCGACGACGACGAGGCGGACAAGTACGAGCTGGCCGACTCGGTGCTCGGCGCCGCCGGCTACCGCTGGTACGAGATCTCTAACTTCGCCAAGCCCGCCCCCGGGGAGGAGCACCTGCCCGCCTCGCGGCTGGCGGCGGCCTCCAAACACAACCTGGCCTACTGGCGAGACCACGACTGGTGGGGCCTGGGGCCGGGGGCGCACTCGCACGTCGGCGCGCTGCGCTGGTGGAACGTCAAACACCCGCGCGCCTACGCCGACCGGGTGAACGCCGGGCTCAGCCCGGCCGCCGCAGGCGAGCAACTGGACGCCCAGACCCGGGAGCTGGAGCGCGTCCTGCTCGGCATCCGCACCAGCGACGGCCTAGCCGCCGCAGACTTCCCCGCCGACGTCGTGGCGGGCCTGGCCGCCCAGGGCCTGATCGAGCAGGCCGCACTCCCCGAACGGATCGTGCTCACCCTGCGCGGACGCCTACTGGCGGACACGGTGGTGGGTGCACTCACCGACTAG
- a CDS encoding DUF3097 domain-containing protein has translation MFDRYGPDAVAAARQRANAPTPTVPAQPGLVVEDVATGYVGAVVRTEKIGGRHVVVLENRFGRTRSFTLGPGFWVDGKPVILAPAVRAPRPPAAPQGVSHSGRALTASGSYKVELGRAKVARASRLWVEGKHDAELIERVWGDDLRVEAVVVELLDGVGNLEAALADFQPGDNRRAGILLDHLVPGSKESRIAQEVARRFPTGVLILGHPFVDVWQAVRPQLFGLQRWPAIPKHVDIKVGTLQALGWPHRTKEDVADGWRRILAKVNSYKDLDPALLGRVEELIDFVTAGSDA, from the coding sequence GTGTTTGATCGTTATGGACCCGATGCGGTTGCCGCCGCGCGCCAGCGCGCCAACGCCCCCACGCCCACCGTGCCCGCGCAGCCGGGCCTAGTGGTGGAGGACGTGGCCACGGGCTACGTGGGCGCCGTGGTGCGCACCGAGAAGATCGGGGGCCGGCACGTCGTGGTGCTGGAGAACCGCTTTGGCCGCACCCGGTCCTTCACGTTGGGCCCGGGCTTCTGGGTGGATGGTAAGCCGGTCATCCTGGCCCCGGCCGTGCGCGCCCCACGTCCGCCGGCCGCCCCGCAGGGCGTGTCTCACTCCGGGCGGGCGTTGACGGCGTCGGGCAGCTACAAGGTGGAACTGGGCCGCGCCAAGGTAGCGCGCGCCTCGCGACTGTGGGTGGAGGGCAAGCACGACGCGGAGCTGATCGAGCGCGTGTGGGGCGATGACCTGCGCGTGGAGGCCGTGGTGGTGGAGCTGCTGGACGGCGTGGGCAATCTGGAGGCGGCGCTGGCTGACTTTCAGCCGGGCGACAACCGCCGTGCCGGCATCTTGCTAGACCACCTGGTGCCGGGCTCCAAGGAGAGCCGGATCGCGCAGGAGGTGGCGCGCCGCTTCCCCACCGGGGTGCTGATTCTGGGCCACCCGTTCGTGGACGTGTGGCAGGCGGTGCGCCCACAGTTGTTCGGCTTGCAGCGCTGGCCCGCTATCCCCAAGCACGTGGACATCAAGGTGGGCACCCTGCAGGCGTTGGGTTGGCCGCACCGCACCAAGGAGGACGTTGCCGACGGTTGGCGCCGCATCCTGGCCAAGGTCAACTCTTACAAGGACCTGGACCCGGCCTTGCTGGGCCGGGTGGAGGAGCTGATCGACTTCGTCACCGCCGGTAGCGACGCCTGA
- a CDS encoding SPFH domain-containing protein has protein sequence MGLIQAFVGAVGGTFADQWLDFVTVPEGISPTAAVFPGVLKGQNAGRGSNTRGSENIISNGSRIVVPEGYGVLLFQEGGLTGFVAQPGGYIYSSTDPQSQSIFAGDGIVSSFIKQSWERFKFGGQPAAQQAVYYVNLKEIPNNRFGTQSEIYWDDAYLGAQVGALTRGTYTLRIIDPILFVKQFVPVNYLMPGGPVFDFQDMDNPAANQLFTEVVSSLAPAFSKYTNDPSKGNRITRIQSDSLGFAQSLSAAVEEGYQWTSTRGLVIPTVTITAIEYDEDTRALLSDVKKADALSGARGGSFLQQSVARGFEAAGQNGGGGMAMMGMGLGMTGQALNFQQQQGAPAPYQNPFQQGYPQGAPAGYPQPGYPPQGAPAGYPQPGYPPQGAPVGYPQPGYPPQGAPAGYPPQGAPAGYPQPGPGMPAPEAAPVAPDAPAAPAPAGEAPAPEAPAAPGGEDPVAKLAQFKAMLDQGLISQAEFDAAKAKALGL, from the coding sequence ATGGGTTTGATTCAGGCTTTTGTTGGGGCCGTTGGCGGCACCTTTGCTGACCAGTGGCTCGACTTCGTAACGGTGCCGGAGGGCATCTCCCCCACTGCGGCCGTGTTCCCCGGCGTGCTCAAGGGGCAGAACGCTGGTCGTGGCTCCAACACGCGAGGCTCCGAGAACATCATCTCTAACGGCTCCAGGATCGTGGTGCCTGAGGGCTACGGCGTCCTCCTGTTCCAGGAGGGTGGCCTGACCGGCTTCGTCGCCCAGCCCGGTGGCTACATCTACTCCTCCACCGACCCGCAGTCCCAGTCAATCTTCGCTGGCGACGGCATCGTCTCCTCCTTCATCAAGCAGTCCTGGGAGCGCTTCAAGTTCGGTGGCCAGCCGGCCGCGCAACAGGCTGTCTACTACGTCAACCTGAAGGAGATCCCGAACAACCGCTTCGGCACCCAGTCTGAGATCTACTGGGACGACGCCTACCTGGGTGCCCAGGTGGGTGCGCTCACCCGGGGCACCTACACCCTGCGGATCATCGACCCGATCCTGTTCGTCAAGCAGTTCGTGCCGGTCAACTACCTGATGCCCGGCGGCCCGGTGTTCGACTTCCAGGACATGGACAACCCGGCCGCGAACCAGCTGTTCACCGAGGTCGTCTCTTCCCTGGCGCCGGCGTTCTCCAAGTACACGAACGACCCGTCCAAGGGCAACCGCATCACCCGCATCCAGTCGGACTCCCTGGGCTTTGCGCAGTCCCTGTCCGCTGCGGTGGAGGAGGGCTACCAGTGGACCTCCACCCGTGGCCTGGTGATCCCCACGGTGACGATCACCGCCATCGAGTACGACGAGGACACCCGCGCCCTGCTCAGCGACGTCAAGAAGGCCGACGCCCTCTCCGGTGCGCGCGGCGGTTCCTTCCTGCAGCAGTCCGTGGCACGCGGCTTTGAGGCGGCCGGCCAGAACGGCGGCGGCGGCATGGCCATGATGGGTATGGGCCTGGGCATGACCGGGCAGGCGCTGAACTTCCAGCAGCAGCAGGGTGCTCCGGCGCCCTACCAGAACCCGTTCCAGCAGGGCTACCCGCAGGGTGCCCCGGCCGGCTACCCCCAGCCCGGCTACCCGCCGCAGGGCGCTCCGGCCGGCTACCCTCAGCCCGGCTACCCGCCGCAGGGCGCTCCGGTCGGCTACCCCCAGCCCGGCTACCCGCCGCAGGGCGCCCCGGCCGGCTACCCGCCGCAGGGCGCCCCGGCCGGCTACCCCCAGCCCGGCCCCGGCATGCCCGCCCCTGAGGCTGCCCCCGTCGCCCCGGACGCGCCTGCCGCGCCCGCTCCCGCCGGCGAGGCCCCGGCACCCGAGGCTCCCGCCGCCCCCGGTGGCGAGGACCCGGTGGCCAAGCTCGCCCAGTTCAAGGCGATGCTGGACCAGGGCCTGATCTCCCAGGCCGAGTTCGACGCCGCCAAGGCCAAGGCTCTGGGCCTCTAA
- the hrcA gene encoding heat-inducible transcriptional repressor HrcA produces the protein MAEPKERGALENTEPVSGRRLEVLKAIVSDYVHTRVPVASRSIVERHSLDVSPATIRNDMAALEEAGYIHQPYTSAGRVPTDKGYRLFVDRIAAIKPLSAAERRAVDALFSQAVDLDDVVHRTARLLAQLTQQVAVVQYPTLCHAGVRHVELVELAERRLLMVVITDSGRVEQRIVEADLAGADLASLRVQVNVLCAGRTSAQVRAALTEVEHTVAPADRDLVSALLREVASVTECEAEERVVVGGTANLARCNTDFRRSITPVLEALEENVVLLRLFTEMDRSDIEVRIGAETGHEELAETSLVTAAYGGANSMAHLGVVGPTRMDYPAAMAAVRAVASYLSRFLGAHDL, from the coding sequence GTGGCGGAGCCCAAGGAGCGCGGTGCGCTGGAGAACACGGAGCCGGTTTCGGGCCGTCGCCTGGAGGTGCTCAAGGCGATCGTGAGCGACTACGTGCACACCCGTGTGCCGGTGGCCTCCCGCTCCATCGTCGAGCGCCACTCGCTGGACGTTTCCCCCGCCACGATCCGCAACGACATGGCCGCGCTGGAGGAGGCCGGCTACATCCACCAGCCCTACACCAGTGCCGGTCGCGTGCCCACCGACAAGGGATACCGCCTGTTCGTGGACCGCATCGCCGCGATCAAGCCCCTCTCGGCCGCCGAACGCCGCGCCGTGGACGCCCTGTTCTCCCAGGCGGTGGATTTGGACGACGTCGTCCACCGCACCGCCCGGCTACTTGCCCAACTCACCCAGCAGGTGGCCGTGGTGCAATACCCGACGCTCTGCCACGCCGGCGTACGCCACGTGGAACTGGTGGAGCTGGCCGAGCGGCGCCTGCTGATGGTGGTCATCACCGACTCCGGGCGCGTGGAGCAGCGCATCGTGGAAGCCGACCTGGCCGGGGCGGACCTGGCCTCCCTGCGAGTGCAGGTCAACGTGCTGTGCGCCGGGCGGACCTCGGCGCAGGTGCGCGCCGCCCTGACCGAGGTGGAGCACACCGTGGCCCCTGCCGACCGCGACCTCGTTTCCGCGCTCCTGCGGGAGGTCGCCTCGGTGACGGAGTGCGAGGCCGAGGAACGCGTCGTGGTGGGCGGCACTGCCAACCTGGCGCGCTGCAACACGGACTTTCGCCGCTCCATCACGCCGGTGCTGGAGGCGCTGGAAGAGAACGTCGTCCTGCTGCGTTTGTTCACGGAGATGGACCGCAGCGACATCGAGGTGCGAATCGGCGCGGAGACCGGTCACGAGGAACTGGCGGAGACCTCCCTGGTCACTGCCGCCTACGGGGGCGCGAACTCGATGGCGCACCTGGGAGTGGTGGGGCCGACGCGAATGGACTACCCGGCCGCCATGGCAGCCGTACGCGCCGTGGCCAGCTACCTGTCGAGGTTTTTGGGTGCTCACGACCTGTGA
- the dnaJ gene encoding molecular chaperone DnaJ, whose protein sequence is MSDFYEVLGVARDATQAEIKKAYQKLARKYHPDLAGRSEENEAKIKEINVAYETLSNPEKRREYDNPSPQGFGGFGDFFESFFQAAGGGMRGPMSRSQRGRDALAQVEVTLAEAAFGVEKEISFNTYVRCGACEGSCCAAGTQPVTCSGCGGSGTVQRLTRSFMGQVVTTSPCGECQGYGTVIASPCTECAGQGRVPSHSKVKVGIPAGVGDGTRIRLSGRGEAGPGGGPNGDLYVEIVEIAHPTLERNGDHLHAFVSIPLTAAALGTVFPLETLDGEEDVEIPAGTQSGAEIRLRGMGMTRLHRQTRGDLYVHVAVETPTDLDDAQRSLLEQLAALRGEESVRPTPRGKESFFSRLREAFS, encoded by the coding sequence ATGAGCGACTTTTATGAGGTGCTAGGGGTGGCGCGCGACGCCACCCAGGCGGAGATCAAGAAGGCCTACCAGAAGCTGGCGCGCAAGTACCATCCCGACCTGGCCGGCCGCTCCGAGGAAAACGAGGCGAAGATCAAGGAGATCAACGTCGCCTACGAGACCCTGTCCAACCCGGAAAAGCGCCGCGAATACGACAACCCCAGCCCGCAGGGCTTTGGTGGTTTCGGTGACTTCTTCGAGTCCTTCTTCCAGGCAGCCGGTGGCGGGATGCGCGGGCCGATGTCCCGCAGCCAACGCGGCCGCGACGCCCTGGCCCAGGTGGAGGTGACCCTGGCGGAGGCCGCGTTCGGGGTGGAGAAGGAGATCAGCTTCAACACCTACGTGCGCTGCGGCGCCTGCGAGGGCTCCTGCTGCGCGGCGGGCACCCAGCCGGTGACCTGCTCCGGTTGCGGGGGCTCCGGCACCGTGCAGCGCCTGACGCGCTCCTTTATGGGCCAGGTGGTTACCACCTCACCGTGTGGAGAGTGCCAGGGATACGGCACGGTAATCGCTTCGCCTTGCACCGAGTGTGCAGGCCAGGGGCGCGTGCCCTCCCACTCCAAGGTGAAGGTGGGTATCCCCGCCGGTGTGGGAGACGGCACCCGCATCCGCCTGTCCGGGCGCGGCGAGGCCGGCCCCGGTGGCGGCCCCAACGGGGACCTGTATGTGGAGATCGTGGAGATTGCCCACCCGACGTTGGAACGAAACGGCGACCACCTGCACGCATTCGTCTCCATCCCGCTCACCGCTGCCGCGCTTGGTACGGTGTTCCCGCTGGAGACGCTGGATGGCGAGGAGGACGTGGAGATCCCCGCCGGCACCCAGAGCGGGGCCGAGATCCGCCTGCGTGGCATGGGAATGACCCGCCTGCACCGCCAGACGCGTGGAGATCTGTACGTGCACGTGGCGGTAGAGACGCCCACGGATCTGGACGACGCCCAGCGCAGCCTGCTGGAGCAACTGGCCGCCCTGCGTGGCGAGGAGAGCGTACGCCCCACCCCGCGCGGCAAGGAGAGCTTCTTCAGCCGCCTGCGCGAGGCCTTCAGCTAA
- a CDS encoding 16S rRNA (uracil(1498)-N(3))-methyltransferase, whose protein sequence is MSLPVFVVGEAEFSAAEGGASLDVLGTEAQHAASVRRIRAGEAVDVVDGRGGRARGTVRSAARDRVTVDVTTWSREAPAQPALILVQALAKGGRDEQALETATELGIERALPWQAERSVSVWSGPKIPKAVARWQAIALAAAKQARRSWVPTVEQPRSTKELCAWIREQAEGGALVALLHEEASAALTELPVPADCPAVALVVGPEGGIGEKETAALVDAGAKLVRLGPHVLRTSSAGPAGLAVLATRLNLWGARAQ, encoded by the coding sequence ATGTCCCTGCCGGTGTTTGTGGTCGGCGAGGCCGAGTTCTCTGCCGCCGAGGGCGGGGCGAGCCTGGACGTGCTGGGGACCGAGGCCCAGCACGCCGCCAGCGTGCGCCGCATCCGCGCCGGCGAGGCCGTGGACGTGGTGGACGGGCGCGGCGGGCGGGCGCGCGGCACCGTCCGCTCGGCCGCCCGGGACCGGGTGACGGTGGATGTGACCACCTGGAGCAGGGAGGCCCCCGCGCAGCCCGCGCTGATCCTGGTGCAGGCCCTGGCCAAGGGCGGACGCGACGAGCAGGCCCTAGAGACCGCCACCGAGCTGGGCATCGAGCGAGCCCTGCCCTGGCAGGCCGAGCGGTCGGTTTCCGTGTGGAGCGGCCCCAAGATCCCCAAGGCCGTGGCCCGCTGGCAGGCGATCGCGCTCGCGGCGGCCAAGCAGGCGCGCCGCTCCTGGGTGCCCACGGTGGAGCAGCCGCGCTCCACGAAGGAGCTGTGCGCCTGGATCAGGGAGCAGGCGGAAGGCGGCGCCCTGGTGGCGCTGCTACACGAGGAGGCAAGCGCCGCCCTGACCGAGCTGCCCGTACCCGCCGACTGCCCGGCCGTGGCACTGGTGGTGGGGCCCGAGGGCGGAATCGGGGAGAAGGAAACGGCCGCGCTGGTGGACGCCGGCGCGAAGCTGGTGCGCCTGGGCCCCCACGTGCTGCGCACGTCCTCCGCAGGCCCGGCCGGCCTGGCCGTGTTGGCCACCAGGCTCAACCTGTGGGGCGCGCGAGCGCAGTAG
- a CDS encoding Imm61 family immunity protein has protein sequence MKDFEFSPQFTDLVRCAALQGTVEECDDRYEIWRPTSVVYVVKRVRGEYCLGSYERADPPSFDFFTTDLALIERCLIANFCSDCREDIGFPRLDIYRMAHSLKDGVEAYMLDDRYSTLRDTHTGNSYPMRIRELSGIPLAATHLSHIVTVPIEELFAAYLTPNGAPLFAEFIYERGLR, from the coding sequence ATGAAGGATTTCGAATTCTCGCCCCAATTCACAGACCTGGTAAGGTGTGCAGCACTTCAGGGGACCGTCGAAGAATGCGACGATCGCTACGAGATTTGGCGACCGACCAGCGTAGTTTACGTAGTCAAGCGAGTACGCGGGGAGTATTGCTTAGGAAGCTACGAGCGCGCAGATCCTCCATCATTCGATTTTTTCACCACTGACTTGGCACTCATCGAAAGGTGCCTGATCGCCAACTTCTGTAGCGACTGCAGGGAAGATATTGGCTTCCCACGGCTTGACATATACCGAATGGCTCACAGCCTCAAAGACGGGGTCGAGGCATACATGCTCGATGACCGCTACTCCACGCTGCGCGATACCCACACCGGCAACTCGTACCCAATGCGCATACGCGAGCTTTCGGGAATCCCATTGGCGGCGACTCACCTATCGCATATCGTCACGGTCCCCATCGAGGAGCTCTTCGCCGCTTACTTGACGCCAAATGGCGCACCGCTGTTCGCGGAGTTCATCTATGAGCGCGGCCTCAGGTAA